One part of the Malus sylvestris chromosome 2, drMalSylv7.2, whole genome shotgun sequence genome encodes these proteins:
- the LOC126587749 gene encoding uncharacterized protein LOC126587749 → MEKRRRSQSSVGATVSEYVHSKLSKTSTSSEVMSATHIADLPDALLAEIISRLPSSRFVFQCKCVSKRWHTLISESYFIGRFLGLQIDKQTPIIRTLISVEGEDLLSRLTPSPSSSSSKVLTPMFERLKSFHGLKEGPFVAGTYNDLVLCRDHKYFARSYYICNPHTLSWVALPPAPTRSNKIAHVGFVCDMPYYNYEEGDTEGRHVVRLNAQYRCKVVRILPPSDEELTSDKFLIEVFSSETGEWRESLISCPRKLHHVMFDRFGFACNRRLYWSNYVKGRLLVLGLDLFNDDNITVTSKDGGVDGECRFIVFDKPMDEHSIQCLGDQCGGLLHMYELDIVGRSLYVWELKEEDNQEDGKLCLSEHRVCSLDPEMYHDDAYPLTLASVDPNNKDVWYLRVNQDIVMCNIHTREWSTIAENSAIVTSIYFFPYVLPWWPTPVPRLPQQRANQLARGEELAAS, encoded by the coding sequence ATGGAAAAAAGACGTAGATCCCAGTCGTCCGTTGGAGCCACGGTCTCTGAATATGTCCACTCAAAACTATCAAAAACATCAACATCATCAGAAGTGATGAGTGCTACTCATATTGCTGATCTCCCCGATGCTTTATTGGCGGAAATAATTTCTCGGCTTCCAAGCAGTAGATTCGTTTTTCAATGCAAGTGCGTGTCCAAGCGTTGGCACACTCTCATCTCGGAATCTTATTTCATCGGCCGCTTTCTAGGTCTCCAAATTGACAAGCAAACGCCGATCATACGCACTCTGATAAGCGTGGAAGGAGAAGATTTACTTTCGAGACTGACACCATCGCCATCATCGTCGTCGTCAAAGGTGCTAACTCCGATGTTTGAAAGACTCAAGAGTTTCCACGGATTGAAAGAAGGTCCGTTTGTGGCAGGGACGTATAATGATTTGGTTTTGTGCCGCGACCACAAATATTTCGCTCGTTCGTACTACATATGCAATCCGCACACCTTGAGCTGGGTTGCGCTTCCTCCAGCCCCTACCCGAAGCAACAAGATCGCACACGTGGGATTCGTCTGCGATATGCCCTACTATAACTACGAGGAAGGCGATACAGAAGGACGACATGTCGTGCGGCTTAATGCTCAGTACAGGTGCAAGGTTGTTAGAATTCTTCCTCCTAGTGATGAGGAACTTACCTCCGATAAGTTTTTAATAGAGGTATTCTCTTCTGAGACGGGAGAATGGCGAGAGTCATTAATATCATGCCCGAGAAAACTCCATCATGTTATGTTTGATCGCTTCGGCTTTGCTTGCAACAGAAGGTTGTATTGGTCGAATTACGTTAAGGGCCGTCTTCTGGTTCTCGGGTTGGATCTGTTCAACGACGATAACATCACTGTCACTAGTAAAGACGGCGGTGTTGACGGTGAATGTCGTTTCATTGTATTCGATAAGCCTATGGATGAACACTCCATTCAGTGCCTAGGTGATCAGTGTGGAGGGCTTCTGCATATGTATGAGCTGGACATTGTCGGGAGAAGTTTGTACGTTTGGGAGTTGAAAGAAGAAGATAATCAAGAAGATGGGAAATTGTGTTTGAGTGAACACAGGGTTTGTTCCTTGGACCCCGAAATGTACCACGATGATGCATATCCACTTACATTGGCAAGTGTGGACCCGAATAACAAGGATGTTTGGTATCTGCGTGTGAATCAAGATATTGTAATGTGCAACATTCATACAAGGGAGTGGTCAACGATAGCTGAAAATAGTGCAATTGTTACGAGTATATACTTCTTCCCGTATGTGCTGCCATGGTGGCCGACACCGGTTCCTAGACTACCACAGCAGCGTGCTAATCAGCTAGCCCGCGGAGAGGAATTAGCCGCGAGCTAG
- the LOC126592547 gene encoding zinc finger BED domain-containing protein DAYSLEEPER-like, whose translation MATPAEETIAAPIQDKTATPMEEPTATLMEEPTATPIEEPTATPVEEPMATPVEEPMETPIEKPMATPVEEHTVAPVEEHTAAPVEEHTAAPVEEHTVAPVEEHMAVPVEEHTVAPVEEHTVAPVEEHTVAPVEEHTVAPVEEQMVALVEEPMSAPVEEAMVTHYEEAMAAHFEDSMTAHFEEPMTTPINHKRATPDEDMMQTPDEEKMLTLTPYENNEVENTETQPNKRRKKKSIVWEHFTIENVSPGCRRACCKQCKQSFAYSTGSKVAGTSHLKRHIAKGTCPALLRNQNNNQSSPYTPATRGGSSSNPPKRRYRTPNTPQIIFDPDRCRHEIARMIIMHDYPLHMVEHPGFVAFAQNLNPRFNMVSFNTVQGDCVATYLTEKQSVTKFIEGIPGRVCLTLDMWTSSQSVGYVFVTGHFIDADWKLHRRLLNVVMEPYPDFDSALSHAVAVCLHDWSLENKLFSVTYDQPLSETALENLRPLLSNKNPLVLNGQLLVGHCIARTLSSIAKEVLAAGSDVVKKVRDSVKYVKTSESHEEKFLELKSQLQVPSERSLSIDDQTKWNTTYQMLVACYELKEVFSCLDTSDPDYKQAPSMEDWKQVETICTFLKLIFDAANILTTTTNPTPVTFFHEVWRIQTDLTKTVGSEDPFISSLTKTMQERVEKYWKNCSLALATAVVMDPRFKMKLVEFSFNKVYGEEAPTHIKVVDDGIHELFHEYLTLPLPLTPTYADEGNNYVKTEDSQGGANLTDNGLTDFDMYIMETTSQQMKSELDQYLDESLLPRVHDFDVLGWWKLNKMKYPTLSKMARDILSIPVSTVPSDCVFDTAVKEMDQYRTSLRPETVEALICAKDWMQYGSADASTALVRMEY comes from the coding sequence ATGGCAACTCCTGCTGAAGAGACAATTGCCGCTCCTATTCAAGACAAAACGGCCACCCCCATGGAAGAGCCGACGGCCACCCTCATGGAAGAGCCGACAGCCACCCCTATAGAAGAGCCGACGGCCACCCCCGTAGAAGAGCCTATGGCCACCCCAGTTGAAGAACCAATGGAAACCCCCATTGAAAAGCCCATGGCCACCCCTGTTGAAGAGCACACAGTCGCCCCTGTTGAAGAGCACACAGCCGCCCCAGTTGAAGAGCACACGGCCGCCCCCGTTGAAGAGCACACGGTCGCACCAGTTGAAGAGCACATGGCCGTACCCGTTGAAGAGCACACGGTCGCCCCCGTTGAAGAGCACACGGTCGCCCCCGTTGAAGAGCACACGGTCGCCCCCGTTGAAGAGCACACGGTCGCCCCCGTTGAAGAGCAGATGGTCGCCCTGGTTGAAGAGCCGATGTCTGCCCCTGTTGAAGAGGCGATGGTTACCCACTATGAAGAGGCGATGGCTGCCCACTTTGAAGATTCAATGACTGCCCACTTCGAAGAGCCAATGACCACTCCTATTAACCACAAGAGGGCCACACCTGATGAAGACATGATGCAAACACCTGATGAAGAAAAGATGCTAACGCTGACTCCCTATGAAAACAATGAGGTGGAAAATACAGAAACACAGCCTAACAAGCGCAGGAAAAAGAAGTCAATTGTCTGGGAGCATTTCACCATAGAGAACGTGAGTCCTGGATGTAGGAGGGCATGCTGCAAGCAGTGCAAGCAAAGTTTTGCTTACAGTACGGGTTCAAAAGTAGCGGGTACCAGCCACCTCAAACGCCACATTGCGAAGGGGACTTGCCCAGCACTTCTTCGTAACCAGAACAACAATCAGTCTTCCCCATATACCCCAGCAACAAGGGGTGGCAGCTCTTCCAATCCACCAAAAAGGCGTTACCGGACTCCTAACACACCCCAAATTATATTTGATCCAGACCGTTGTCGCCATGAGATTGCAAGGATGATCATCATGCATGACTACCCCCTGCATATGGTTGAGCATCCTGGGTTTGTAGCTTTTGCACAGAATCTTAACCCACGGTTCAACATGGTGAGCTTCAATACTGTTCAAGGAGATTGCGTTGCAACTTACCTAACGGAAAAGCAAAGTGTCACCAAGTTTATTGAGGGCATACCTGGACGTGTATGCCTTACTTTGGACATGTGGACTTCCTCTCAGAGTGTGGGTTATGTGTTTGTTACTGGGCACTTCATTGATGCTGACTGGAAGTTGCACAGGCGGCTGCTCAATGTAGTGATGGAACCATATCCAGACTTTGATTCTGCTCTTAGTCATGCTGTTGCTGTTTGCCTTCATGATTGGAGTTTGGAAAACAAGTTATTTTCAGTCACTTATGATCAGCCACTGAGTGAGACTGCTCTTGAAAATCTAAGGCCTCTTCTTTCAAATAAGAACCCACTTGTCCTCAATGGTCAACTATTGGTTGGGCATTGCATTGCCCGTACTTTGAGCAGCATTGCAAAAGAAGTGTTAGCGGCAGGAAGTGATGTGGTCAAAAAAGTACGGGATAGTGTAAAGTATGTGAAGACATCAGAGTCCCATGAAGAAAAGTTTCTGGAGCTTAAGAGTCAGCTCCAAGTCCCAAGTGAACGGAGCCTATCAATTGATGACCAAACTAAATGGAACACAACGTATCAAATGCTGGTGGCCTGTTATGAGTTAAAGGAAGTGTTTTCTTGCTTGGATACATCTGATCCTGATTACAAACAAGCCCCGTCAATGGAAGACTGGAAGCAAGTTGAGACTATCTGCACATTTTTGAAACTTATCTTCGATGCAGCCAACATCCTTACCACTACGACTAACCCAACTCCAGTTACTTTCTTCCATGAAGTGTGGAGGATTCAGACAGATCTGACTAAGACGGTTGGAAGTGAGGATCCCTTCATTAGCAGCCTAACTAAGACAATGCAAGAAAGGGTTGAAAAATACTGGAAGAATTGTAGCCTGGCTTTGGCAACAGCGGTAGTTATGGATCCCAGGTTCAAGATGAAGCTTGTTGAGTTCAGTTTCAACAAAGTTTATGGTGAAGAAGCTCCCACGCATATCAAGGTTGTCGATGACGGAATTCATGAGCTCTTTCATGAATATTTGACACTGCCTTTGCCTCTCACACCAACTTATGCAGACGAAGGGAATAACTACGTTAAGACAGAGGATTCCCAAGGCGGAGCTAATCTAACAGACAACGGACTCACGGACTTTGACATGTACATCATGGAGACAACCAGCCAACAGATGAAGTCGGAGCTGGATCAGTATTTGGACGAGTCTCTGCTGCCCCGAGTTCATGACTTTGATGTATTAGGCTGGTGGAAACTGAACAAGATGAAGTACCCGACGCTTTCAAAGATGGCTCGTGACATTTTGTCAATTCCGGTATCTACAGTTCCTTCCGACTGTGTCTTTGATACAGCGGTCAAGGAAATGGATCAGTACAGGACTTCCCTACGACCAGAGACGGTGGAAGCCCTCATATGTGCCAAGGACTGGATGCAGTATGGATCAGCCGACGCGTCCACTGCACTTGTCAGAATGGAATATTAG